In Oryza brachyantha chromosome 2, ObraRS2, whole genome shotgun sequence, a single window of DNA contains:
- the LOC102709626 gene encoding homeobox even-skipped homolog protein 2-like, which translates to MPMERSVSCAERPAVAAVAAPTDLRCYSASYVTSYKAPGAGAAAAGTNTKVKRATSASAWSRPSGPVQRSGSTRTVSSGWGPRSGGPTPGFNLRSYSASYAASYSPFEDANPAKNNGGGGGGGGAAAATWTSSAAGRRSVNLRGYTPSFAALDDTAEAAPPIPAKNKQVSPASTSPSGSFVDDAELQRRKRLVAYKAYDVEGKVKDSVRRSVKWIKGKYSRAVDGKW; encoded by the coding sequence ATGCCAATGGAGAGGTCGGTGTCGTGCGCCGAGAGgccggcggttgcggcggtggcggcgccgacggaCCTGCGGTGCTACAGCGCGTCGTACGTCACCTCCTACAAGGCgcccggcgcgggcgcggcggcggccgggacgaACACCAAGGTGAAGCGCGCCACGAGCGCCAGCGCCTGGTCGCGCCCGTCGGGCCCCGTGCAGCGGAGCGGCAGCACCAGGACCGTCTCCTCCGGCTGGGGCCCGCGCTCCGGCGGCCCCACGCCGGGGTTCAACCTGCGGAGCTACAGCGCCTCCTACGCCGCCTCGTACTCACCGTTCGAGGACGCGAATCCGGCCAAGAAcaacggtggcggtggcggcggaggcggcgccgcggcggcgacgtggacGTCGTCCGCGGCCGGGCGCCGGTCCGTGAACCTGAGAGGGTAcacgccgtcgttcgccgcATTGGACGACACCGCCGAGGCTGCTCCCCCGATCCCGGCCAAGAACAAGCAGGTGTcccccgcctccacctccccctccggCAGCTTCGTCGACGACGCCGAGCTGCAGCGGCGGAAGCGGCTGGTGGCCTACAAGGCGTACGACGTGGAGGGGAAGGTGAAGGACTCCGTCCGCCGCAGCGTCAAGTGGATCAAGGGCAAGTACTCCCGCGCCGTCGACGGCAAGTGGTGA